GGGTGCACTGGCAGCCGTTCGGATGGTTGCGGCAGCTGATCGTCTTCCGGCCGGCCTGGAGTGCGGCGGCACTGGTGCTGCTGGGAATCCTGGCGGGCACGCAGGCGCCGGATCTGCTGCACACCGGCGGCGCGCCGAATCCGGGGCGCATCGTGCGCGCCACGCCGCGGCTGAGCGACGAGCAGTTGTCGAAGATGGCCGTGGCGGGAATCAATTTTGCGCCGTCGCCGGACGCCGCGCCGGGCACCGTGCAGGTGCAGTTGCGCGCGGAAGAGCCGCTGGTGCTTTCCGGAAGCGTTGAGGATGCGGACGTGCGGCGCGTGCTGACGTACGTCGTGGAGAACGGGCAGCGTTTCGATGCCGGGGTACGGCTGGACTGCCTGGACGCGCTGAAGACGCACTCTGGCGATGCCGACGTGCGCCGCTCGCTGCGGGCCGCGGCGCGCCGGGACGCGAATCCCGCGGTGCGGCTGAAAGCGCTGGATGCGCTGCGCCTGGCGGTAGACGACGCCGAAGTGCGCGAGACGCTGCTCGATGCTCTGGAGAACGACCGGAACCCGGGCGTGCGCGTGGAAGCGGTGAATCTGCTGGCCGGTTCGCTCCAGCCGCAGGAAAAGGAATTTGCCGCGCTGCCGGTACCGCCTGTGCCGCCAGCGCCGCCGCGGGCTTTGCGTCCCCCGCGGCCGCCGCTCCCGAGCGGCACGAACCTCGTCATCGCCGCACCGCTGCCGGTTGATCCGTCCGTGGCGCGCGTGCTGCGTGCACTCGAGGAGCTGGCGCGCAAAGATCCCAATCCCTACGTCCGCCTGCGCAGCGCCGCGGCGCTGCGGCAGATCGGGCCGCGCGAGACACACTGAACTCCGGACACTGGCCCTGGAATGAGGACGCTATCTCCAAACCGCCCCTTTGCTCTCCGGAAAAAAAGAACCGCTTTTCCGCGCGCACTCACCGCGCTGCTGGCTGGCGTTCTGCTGGGCGCGGCGCCTGCAGCCTTCGGTGAGCCCGAGCCACGCGACCCGGCACCCGCTCCGGATTGGCCGCGCGCCTTCGTGGAGCGCCGGGGCGCGCTGCCGACCGAGGACGGGCTGAAGCTGCGGATCTCGGCGGATCTCGGCTCGGTACATGTCTTCACGCAGGGGCCGGGGGAAGCGCCTGCCGTGCGCTACCTGGTGCGCGTGGAAACCGATGTGCCGGAGCCGCTCGCGCAACAACTGCTGGCGCAGTATGCGCTGGCGGCGAAATCCACGCCGGGAGGCGTGCAGATCACGGGAGCGCTGCCGCCGCACAGCGCGCACGGACCCGCTGCGGAGGCGCAGTTCTGGGTGCGCTTCGAGGTGCGTGTGCCGCGAGGCTACAGCGTGGAGGTCACGACCGGAGCGGGGGACATCGAAACCGAGGACCTTGGCGGCACGGCAAGCTTGAGCACGCAGGGCGGGAACATTCGCTGCGGACGCATTGGCGGAAACGGCGGGCGCAGCGCGGGCGCAGGAAAGGTGGCGGCGCGGCTGGAAACCCAGGGCGGGCACATCCGCGTGCTGGACGTGGCGGGGGACCTCGAGGCCTCCACGGGCGG
This is a stretch of genomic DNA from Terriglobia bacterium. It encodes these proteins:
- a CDS encoding zf-HC2 domain-containing protein; its protein translation is MSRPEENEAGRTMPCAETAPLLPFYACDELEAQERERVAGHVATCARCAAQLAEERALLDALAAMPQPADRLNPSDMLLSQCRSELAESLDDLAAPPERVHWQPFGWLRQLIVFRPAWSAAALVLLGILAGTQAPDLLHTGGAPNPGRIVRATPRLSDEQLSKMAVAGINFAPSPDAAPGTVQVQLRAEEPLVLSGSVEDADVRRVLTYVVENGQRFDAGVRLDCLDALKTHSGDADVRRSLRAAARRDANPAVRLKALDALRLAVDDAEVRETLLDALENDRNPGVRVEAVNLLAGSLQPQEKEFAALPVPPVPPAPPRALRPPRPPLPSGTNLVIAAPLPVDPSVARVLRALEELARKDPNPYVRLRSAAALRQIGPRETH